The following proteins are co-located in the Pochonia chlamydosporia 170 chromosome 6, whole genome shotgun sequence genome:
- a CDS encoding ER lumen protein retaining receptor (similar to Metarhizium robertsii ARSEF 23 XP_007824269.2): MVNWNIFRILGDLSHLASKGILIFSIHRNRSAEGVSLITQVLYALVFCTRYLDIFRTSILWNLLFKIVYISSSFYTIGIMQWVFPRSRERELSWKMGGGVLAAAAVLSPFTMMIFYDKWTFTTWMWVFSEILESGCILPQLLLLRQTTVPTVINSFYLLALGSYRALYILNWFVREFDATGRKPEAVAVIFGIIQTALYVDFAWVYYTRQRVKLRGGGIVDADDMRRGWLLRRIFGKHVESADDEESAPALGGERDASRRPARPGWGARGISVSADEGVFDADRHHDDDDDGLEEGGVDPDAKMKDPDELAKALDDDDEEGTPTAGSSKGSNGGSMPSGIRSGDEWRD; the protein is encoded by the exons ATGGTGAACTGGAAT ATTTTCCGCATACTGGGAGATTTATCCCATCTCGCATCGAAGGGTATCCTCATCTTCTCGATACATCGAAACCGCAGCGCAGAGGGTGTTTCCCTAATCACTCAAGTGCTGTACGCCCTGGTCTTCTGCACCCGGTATCTCGACATCTTCCGAACAAGTATACTATGGAACCTATTATTCAAGATCGTCTACATCTCATCCTCGTTTTACACCATTGGCATAATGCAGTGGGTGTTTCCGCGCTCGAGGGAACGTGAGCTCTCCTGGAAAATGGGTGGCGGCGTACTAGCTGCGGCTGCAGTTCTATCACCATTTACAATGATGATTTTTTATGACAAATGGACCTTTACAACG TGGATGTGGGTATTTTCCGAGATTCTCGAATCGGGCTGTATCCTGCCCCAGTTACTCCTGTTAAGGCAAACCACTGTCCCGACTGTCATCAATTCCTTCtacctcctcgccctcggATCTTACAGAGCTCTATACATTCTGAACTGGTTTGTCCGCGAGTTCGACGCGACGGGCAGGAAACCCGAGGCGGTTGCCGTCATCTTCGGCATTATCCAGACAGCGCTGTACGTTGACTTTGCATGGGTTTACTACACCAGACAGCGCGTCAAGCTCCGAGGAGGTGGCATTGTCGACGCTGACGACATGCGCCGCGGCTGGTTACTCCGTCGCATCTTTGGAAAGCACGTTGAATCTGCGGATGACGAAGAAAGCGCTCCGGCGTTGGGAGGCGAAAGGGATGCAAGTAGGCGGCCTGCTCGACCTGGATGGGGAGCGCGAGGCATCTCCGTCAGCGCGGATGAAGGCGTATTCGACGCAGACCGAcatcatgatgacgatgacgatggcctcgAGGAAGGCGGTGTTGATCCGGATGCGAAGATGAAAGACCCAGACGAGCTAGCCAAGGcactggacgacgatgacgaagagggtACTCCCACTGCTGGGTCGTCAAAGGGGAGTAATGGGGGTAGCATGCCAAGTGGCATACGAAGCGGTGACGAGTGGCGCGACTAA